In Lineus longissimus chromosome 7, tnLinLong1.2, whole genome shotgun sequence, a genomic segment contains:
- the LOC135490783 gene encoding dual specificity tyrosine-phosphorylation-regulated kinase 2-like, translating into MTTRVKPLPVQRTRSLVGTTTTGDNLYSLEAPPSTHLPPLTSQTVGGGQHAPHLSNHGSVKVQQLYEDGKHRDSSHHHRENQDGAHQQQQSSENTKQALPAVRPSSSAGSLYKNSGKRSSAVSPETAMKQYMHKLSSFEHHEIFNYPQIYFVGHNAKKRQGVIGGPNNNGYDDEQGSYVHIPHDHISYRYEVLKVIGKGSFGQVVKAYDHRTNTHVALKMVRNEKRFHRQAQEEIRILEHLKKQDKDNTHNIIHITEHFVFRNHICITFELLSMNLYELIKKNKFQGFSLQLVRKFAHSILQCLDALNKNRIIHCDLKPENILLKQQGRSGIKVIDFGSSCYEHQRIYTYIQSRFYRAPEVILGAKYGMPIDMWSLGCILAELLTGYPLFPGEDEGDQLACVIELLGMPSQKLLDQSKRARNFVSSKGYPRYCTVTTLPDGSTVLGPGRSRRGKTRGPPGSKEMVTGLKGCDDPLFLDFMRRCLDWDPATRMSPGQALRHAWLRRRLPKPPPNENDASAINRRTSGNRAYNKINPGSGKTNQMAVDEVPALNTRTTLPKIGSTI; encoded by the coding sequence ATGACCACCCGTGTCAAGCCCTTGCCAGTCCAACGAACTCGATCTCTCGTGGGGACAACCACCACGGGAGATAATCTGTACAGCCTGGAGGCCCCTCCGTCGACCCATCTCCCTCCCCTGACAAGCCAGACAGTGGGAGGGGGACAGCATGCACCCCATCTCAGCAATCACGGCTCCGTAAAGGTGCAACAACTGTATGAAGACGGCAAACATCGGGACAGTAGCCATCaccacagagaaaaccaagatggcgcccatcaacaacaacaatccagtgaaaacacaaaacaagCTTTGCCTGCAGTCCGTCCCAGCTCGAGTGCTGGCAGTTTGTACAAAAATTCTGGGAAAAGGTCATCGGCCGTTAGTCCTGAGACGGCAATGAAACAATATATGCATAAACTCTCATCGTTTGAGCATCACGAGATCTTCAACTATCCGCAGATCTATTTTGTTGGACACAATGCCAAGAAACGACAGGGTGTAATCGGAGGACCAAATAATAATGGATACGATGATGAACAAGGTTCATACGTCCATATTCCTCATGACCATATTTCATATCGTTACGAAGTTCTAAAGGTGATTGGAAAGGGTAGTTTCGGCCAGGTCGTTAAGGCGTATGATCATAGGACAAATACACACGTAGCGTTGAAAATGGTTCGAAATGAGAAGCGGTTTCATCGACAGGCGCAGGAGGAAATCAGGATATTAGAACATTTGAAAAAACAGGACAAAGACAATACACATAATATCATTCATATCACGGAACACTTCGTATTCAGGAATCATATATGTATAACATTTGAATTACTTAGTATGAATCTCTATGAACTGATTAAGAAGAACAAATTCCAAGGATTCAGTCTTCAGCTCGTGAGGAAGTTTGCTCATTCCATATTACAGTGTCTGGACGCTCTCAATAAGAACCGAATCATTCATTGTGATCTCAAGCCCGAGAACATTCTATTAAAACAGCAAGGTCGCAGTGGAATAAAAGTCATTGACTTTGGCTCCAGTTGTTACGAACATCAGCGGATCTACACTTATATCCAGTCTCGATTCTATCGAGCTCCTGAAGTGATTCTCGGTGCCAAATATGGTATGCCTATTGATATGTGGAGTTTGGGGTGTATTCTTGCCGAATTGCTGACTGGTTACCCCTTGTTTCCTGGAGAAGACGAGGGCGACCAGTTGGCCTGTGTGATCGAGTTACTTGGCATGCCATCGCAGAAACTGTTGGACCAATCAAAACGTGCCAGGAACTTCGTCAGCTCGAAAGGATATCCACGATATTGTACTGTTACTACTCTACCTGATGGCAGCACTGTCTTGGGCCCCGGACGATCGAGACGAGGCAAGACACGTGGCCCGCCCGGCTCCAAAGAAATGGTGACCGGCCTCAAGGGATGCGATGATCCGTTATTCTTAGATTTCATGCGGCGTTGTCTTGACTGGGATCCAGCAACGCGTATGTCACCTGGTCAGGCTCTCCGCCATGCCTGGCTGCGACGCCGCTTGCCTAAGCCGCCACCGAACGAGAACGATGCGTCTGCAATCAATCGGCGAACGTCAGGTAACCGTGCCTACAACAAGATCAACCCAGGAAGTGGCAAGACCAATCAGATGGCTGTTGATGAAGTGCCAGCACTAAACACTCGCACCACATTGCCTAAGATAGGATCCACAATATAA